One part of the Ornithodoros turicata isolate Travis chromosome 2, ASM3712646v1, whole genome shotgun sequence genome encodes these proteins:
- the LOC135385169 gene encoding uncharacterized protein LOC135385169 isoform X2 codes for MCRKKVQDCHLCPRSAQTTLWCSVPGNEVQHVGSDVFQRKWETATLSTVDDLQSLKIKMCLARSMGFAGNWALTNIEYAKGFGCGRNISYVNSIREIDESVCDRE; via the exons ATGTGCCGCAAGAAA GTCCAGGACTGTCACCTTTGTCCACGCTCAGCTCAAACAACGCTG TGGTGCAGTGTTCCCGGTAATGAGGTCCAGCACGTGGGAAGTGATGTGTTCCAAAGGAAATGGGAAACCGCAACCCTAAGCACAGTTGACGACCTTCAATCTCTGAAGATAAAG atGTGCTTGGCAAGAAGTATGGGATTTGCTGGAAATTGGGCACTCACGAACATTGAATACGCTAAGGGTTTCGGCTGTGGTCGGAACATAAGCTATGTGAACAGCATTCGTGAAATCGACGAATCTGTGTGTGATCGAGAGTGA